The Streptomyces sp. A2-16 sequence GGAGCTGACGGCCCGTGAACTCGGTCGTCGCCGACTGGAGTTGGCGGGTGTGGTGATCGGCAGCTGGCCGGACTCCCCCGATCTCGCCTCGCGTTGCAACCTGGCGGATCTGCCGGAGGTGTCCGGGGCCCCGCTGCTCGGTGCCCTGCCGGCCGGTGCGGGCCGACTCGCTCCGGCCGACTTCCGTGCCGCGGCCCCGGGTTGGCTGGCACCGCGGCTGGACGGGACGTGGGACGCGGAGGCGTTCGGGGTGCGCGAGGCTCCCTGAGAGACCCCGTTCGAGCCCTAGGGTGCCTCGTCGCTCTCCGCGATGAGCCGCACCAGTTCGATGCGGGAGCGGATGCCCAGCCGGGTGAAGACGCCCCGCAGATGATGGTCGATCGTGCGCGGGCTGAGGGCCAGGCGGGCGGCGATCTCGCGGTTGGTGGCGCCCTCGGCGACCATGCGGGCGACCAGCAGTTGCTGGGCGGTGAGGCGTGCGGTCGGGTTCACGGCGTGCGTGGGGGCGGCGGGGGCGCCCAGGGCACGGAGTTCGGCGCGGGCCCGGGCCGCGCAGTGCGGTGACCCGAACTGTTCGAAGGCCGCCAGGGCGCTGTGGAGACGGTCGCGGGCCTCGGTGCGGTGGCGCAGCCGCCGTAGCGCGCTGCCGAACAGCAGCTCAGTGCGGGCGCGTTCGAAGTCGCGGGTGCCACGCGCGTGGAGGTCGAGGGCGGTGCGGTAGTGCTCGACCGCCTCCTCGCCGGGGGCCAGCAGGGCACGGCAGCGGGCGCTCAGGGCGAGGTCGTCGGGGCTGCGTACGACCGTCGCCCAGCGGTGGTAGTCGGCGTGGGCGCCGCGGGCGATCCGGGTGTCGTCGGTGCGGACAGCCGCCTCGACGTAGTGCGGAGTGGCCAGGTGTCTGATGGCCCGGTGGCCGTGCCCCGGGCCGAATCCGGCGAGGGCCCTGAGGCGGGCCGCCGCCCCCGCGAAACGGCCTTCGGCGAGGTCGAGGAAGGCCAGCGCCCACTGGGCGAGGGCGGCGGGCAGGCCGAGGCCCCTGGCGAGGGCGTACGAGCGTGCGGCGGCGGCGCGTTCGCGGCAGACATCGGCGTCCGCCGTGATCGCCGCGAACATGGCGAGAGCAGCCTGGAGATGACAGGCGCCGTTGTCCTGTCCGGTGGCGTACGCCTGGTGCAGGGCCTCCGTCGCCGCGGCCTGTCCGGCCTGTGGGCGGCCGGTCCAGAAGTCGGCGTAGGCGCGGAACTCCATGGCCTGGGCCATGACGGCCGTCGCACCCCGGGCCCGCGCGGAGCCGGCGGCACGCAGGGTCGCGGTGGCGGCACGGGTGTGGTCGCCGAGGAGCAGCGCGGCGATGCCCGCGTGGACGAGGAGGGTGGGGTCGCCGCCGGGACCGCAGCGCCCGGCGGCCGCCTCGAGGAGGTCACGGGCGTCCTCGTAGCGTCCCTCGAAGGCCGCCGCGAGTCCGCCGAGCGTGCCGGGCGGCGCGATGCCGAGCCGTCCGGCGACCCGGGCGGCCTCCCGGCAGCGGCGCAGGTCGCCGGTGTAGACGGCGGCCTCGGTGGCGCGGGCGAGGAGGTGAGCCGCCGGGTCGAGGACGTGCGGAGTGGGCGCGGGCGACAGCTCAACGTCGTCCGGTGCCCCGCCCGCCTCTGCGGAATCGTTCCCTCTCGTAGGTCTCGCCCGGTGCGCCGCCGCACCGAGGAGCGCGTCGAACGCCTCCGTCGCATTGCCCGCGCGCAGCGCGAACAGGCCCGACAGGACGTCGTCGGCCGCTCCGTCGGCCGCGAGGCGGCGGGCCCGGTCGCCGTCGCCGGCCTGCCACGCGTCCGCGGCTGCACGTGTCACCAGACGTGAGCGTTCCGCCGGATCCGGACAGAGCGCGGCGGCCCGCTCCAGCAGAGTCCGCGCCAGGGCGAGGTGTCCGGAGCGCCGGGCCGTGTCCGCGGAGCCGCGGAGCTCGGCCGCGAGCCGTCCGCTCGGGCCGAGGGCGCCCGCGCCCCGGTGCCAGGACCGGCGGGGCGTCTCTCCGACGCCGTGCAGCACACCGGCCAGCAGACGGTGGACGCCACGGCGGTCGGCCGGGGTGCCGGACTCGTACGCGGCGATCCTCGTCCAGGCGTCCCGGAAGACGACTCCGCCCGCCCCCGAGTGCGCCACGCCCACCGCCTCCGCGGTCTCCAGCGGGCGGGTGTCGAGGCGGGCGGCGGTGACGGCACGGAGGAAGGCGTGGGTGGCGACCGGGTACTGGTCGGCCGCCGCGAGCAGCAGGAGCAGACGGGTGTCGTCGGGCAGGGCCCTGATCTCCGCGCGTAGCGCGCGCAGCAGTCCGGGGGCGAGGTCGGCGGGCTCGGTGGGGAGCGGGTCCAGGCCGGCCGACTGACGGTCGCTCAGCAGCGTCACGAGTTCGGCGGCGGCGCGCGGATCGCCGTGAACGGAATACAGCAGCCGGACCCTGACTCCCTCGGGGAGCGCCGAGATCACGCGCCGCGGTGGCGAAGTGCGGGTCTGATGCGGAGGGTTCACCGGAGTCACCACACAACTCACGTTACTGGCGAGTTAATTGACCCGTAAAGACCGGCGATTTCGCCGATGCGGCGCGCGTGGACCCCACTCGACACTCCTGACAACCCCACCCGTTTCAGGAGGCATCATGCAGCGCTTCGGGCGTCGCATCGCCGCGGCCGCCACGGCCGTGGTCACTTCTCTCCTTCTGTCACTCTCCTTCGCCGAGGCCCCCGCTCACGCGGCGGCCCACGACCCGATCGTCTTCGTGCACGGCATCAGCAGTGACGCGAGCAGCTGGGACGACTGGATCGCCGACTTCAAGGCGGACGGCTACACCGCGTCCGAGCTGGACGCCTGGTCGTACAGCTGGTCCCAGTCGAACGTGACCACCGCCCAGCAGCTGGCCACCGAGGTCCAGCGGGTCCTGAAGGCGACCGGCGCCTCGAAGGTCGACCTGGTCACCCACTCGATGGGCGCGCTCAGCGCCCGCTACTACCTGAAGAACCTCGGCGGCACGGCGTACGTGGACGACTTCGTCTCGGCCGCCGGCGTCAACCACGGGACCACGACGGCCTCCTGGTGCTCGTGGCTGTACACCTCGTGCGCGCAGATGTACACCGGCAGCTCCTTCCTGACCGCTCTCAACTCCGGTGACGAGACGCCGGGCAGCGTGGCCTACGCCAGTTACTGGTCCAACTGCGACGACGCCCTGACCCCGGACACCACGGCGATCCTGAACGGCGCGACGAACGTCGAGGTCGGATGCATCTCGCACACCGACATGAACAACGACCACGGCGTCTACGAGCAGGTGCGCGACTTCGTGCGGTAGCCGTCCGCGGGGGTGCGACGGGGTCCCGCGGGGGACAATCGTGGTGAGGCCAGTCCTGTCCTGAGGGAGGCTGCCATGGCGCCGCGGTCCGCCGGTTCCGGCAAGGTGTCCCGGGATCCCGTCCACCATCCGCTGTTCGCCCGGTACTACGCGCGGGCCAGCGTCACCGCCGAGACCAGGTGGGGCATGGCCCGGGTGCGCGAGCGGCTGCTCGCCGGG is a genomic window containing:
- a CDS encoding helix-turn-helix transcriptional regulator, which codes for MISALPEGVRVRLLYSVHGDPRAAAELVTLLSDRQSAGLDPLPTEPADLAPGLLRALRAEIRALPDDTRLLLLLAAADQYPVATHAFLRAVTAARLDTRPLETAEAVGVAHSGAGGVVFRDAWTRIAAYESGTPADRRGVHRLLAGVLHGVGETPRRSWHRGAGALGPSGRLAAELRGSADTARRSGHLALARTLLERAAALCPDPAERSRLVTRAAADAWQAGDGDRARRLAADGAADDVLSGLFALRAGNATEAFDALLGAAAHRARPTRGNDSAEAGGAPDDVELSPAPTPHVLDPAAHLLARATEAAVYTGDLRRCREAARVAGRLGIAPPGTLGGLAAAFEGRYEDARDLLEAAAGRCGPGGDPTLLVHAGIAALLLGDHTRAATATLRAAGSARARGATAVMAQAMEFRAYADFWTGRPQAGQAAATEALHQAYATGQDNGACHLQAALAMFAAITADADVCRERAAAARSYALARGLGLPAALAQWALAFLDLAEGRFAGAAARLRALAGFGPGHGHRAIRHLATPHYVEAAVRTDDTRIARGAHADYHRWATVVRSPDDLALSARCRALLAPGEEAVEHYRTALDLHARGTRDFERARTELLFGSALRRLRHRTEARDRLHSALAAFEQFGSPHCAARARAELRALGAPAAPTHAVNPTARLTAQQLLVARMVAEGATNREIAARLALSPRTIDHHLRGVFTRLGIRSRIELVRLIAESDEAP
- a CDS encoding alpha/beta fold hydrolase — protein: MQRFGRRIAAAATAVVTSLLLSLSFAEAPAHAAAHDPIVFVHGISSDASSWDDWIADFKADGYTASELDAWSYSWSQSNVTTAQQLATEVQRVLKATGASKVDLVTHSMGALSARYYLKNLGGTAYVDDFVSAAGVNHGTTTASWCSWLYTSCAQMYTGSSFLTALNSGDETPGSVAYASYWSNCDDALTPDTTAILNGATNVEVGCISHTDMNNDHGVYEQVRDFVR